Genomic window (Tolypothrix sp. NIES-4075):
CACGGCAAATTTTTTCCAGCGCGACAACCCAAAAAGTTGTCGAAATGATGGAAACTGTAGTTTCTCAAGGAACTGGAAAAGCATCACAAATTCCTGGATATCGGATCGCCGGTAAAACTGGTACGGCTCAAGTAGCCAGTCGCGCCGGCGGCTACCTCAGCAATGCGAAAATCACCAGTTTTGTCGGTATCTTGCCGGTGGAGTCTCCTCGTTATGTAGTTTTGGCATTGGTGGATGAGCCAAAAGGACAAAATACCTTTGGTTCCACCGTTGCCGCACCGATTGCGAAGGCTGTAATGGAAGCGCTGATTCCGATTGAACAAATTCCGCCAAGTATGCCAGTTAATTCGGTGACTGGTAGTCCGTAGTGGGGATGGGGAGAGGGGGAGATGGGGGGAGGGGGAGCAGGGGGAGAAATATTTCTTCTTTCTTACCCTTTCCCCTTTTCCCTTCTCTGAAAATTCCCGATTCCCCATCTATCGATAGATAAGCAGTTGACACTTGGGGACGATGGAAATTTCAAAAAAATAAGGCAAAACTGTAATACAGGCGCAAACAAAAAGAAAAGTTTTGTATTTGTGCAAGATTTATTGTTGTTTGATGGAGGAGTAAACATGGCTTTAGGCACTCACAAGCGTGCGGTTGGCGTATTCTCTAGCCGTCGTGATGCCGAACATGCACTCACTGAACTCAGAGATGTCGGCTTCAATATGGGTAAGATTTCCATAATTGCCAAAGATGGCGATCGCCATGATGATATTGCTGGTGTGGAAACGCAGAAGCGCGTTGGCAATAAAGCTGATGAAGGTGTCGCAAGCGGAGCTGTAACGGGTACTGTTTTAGGGGGTATCACTGGCTTACTGGTAGGATTAGGTACTTTAGCAATTCCTGGCGTAGGACCCATATTGTTGGCGGGTGAGGTAGCCTCAACTCTGGCTACAGCTGCTGCTGGTGCTGGTATTGGCGCGGCAGCGGGCGGGTTGTTAGGTGCGTTGGCTGGTTTGGGAGTCCCCGAGGAACGAGCTAAAATTTACAGCGATCGCGTGTCAAGAGGTGATTATCTCCTAATCGTCGATGGCAGCGAAGAAGAAATCTATCGCGCCGAAAGTGTTCTGCAAAATCAGCGTATTCAGGAGTTTGGCATTTACAATGCACCTGGTATGGCAAGAGACGCTGATTATCTAGAACCTGCTAATCGTGTAGTCGATAGCATAGGTATTTCTGACGATGATTCCAAGGTAATTATCGTTGACCGTCGGGATGGAAGCATCTAAAGTTCGCTCCTCAACACACACTTTTCAAAGCAGTTAGCTAGAGCGTGAAGTGCGATAGCGCATAAATCTTAGTATAAAGTTTAACTAAGATAACAAAACGCATGAAGGCGATCGTACTTCAGTATCTTAGTAAGGACAAATCCAAGCTAATAGCTAACAGATCAAGTCAAATCGCTTCAAGCATTCATGTAGTAGATAAAAATGAAAAACTTACTTGGCTTACTAATCGGTGGATTCCTAGTTGTGGGTGCAGTTAGTTGCAGCGAACCCCCATCCAGAACCAGTGCCGATGCACCCGGTAGCACAAAAGAAAACGTCAACGCACCAACCAAAGAAGCCTCTCAGACAACCCAAAGCGATGCCACTAACGATACCCGTAAAAGACAAATAGAATCTGACACCAGAGCGCGTGAGGAACGTAATAATGTTACTGGTGGTGACGCAGATAGAGCCGATGCCGACCTTGAAAGCGAAGTTCGGGGTAAACTAGAAGCAAATTTACCAGCTAGTCAATTAACGGTTGATGCTGAAAAGGGAAATGTAACCGTTGTCGGCACGGTTCCTACTCAAGAGCAATTAAGTAAAATTCCTACTTTGGCACAAGAGATTAAAGGCGTTAAAAGTGTCAAGGTTAATGCCAAGGTAGCCCCAGCACAAGCAGCACCAAACAAACAATAAAACAGAATTCAAAAGTCAGAAGTCAGGTAGCAATTTTTCCGCTACATCATAATTTGGTAAAGGCTAGTACCGCTTCTTTTTCAGAGACGCTCCGCGAACGCGCAAGTCAAAACTCAAAAGTCAAAAAGCTTGAAATACAAGGTTTTTGGCTTTTTTGAATAGTAGCTTTATTTCCGCTGACCTGTACTACTGGCTAATGTAATTAGCTATTAGCCTTTAGCCATGAATAACAGTATATTATGTAACTTCTTTTATTTTTAGTAGTATTTTTACTTAGTAAAAAACGTGACTGACATCACAATTTATTAAATTTTTAGGGCGGATGAGCGAATTGTGCCCAAATCTGGTAACATCTAAATCACCGCTGTGGGACGGCAAAATCTACCCTTGAGTAAAAGCCAAGTTGATAGACAGATAGCCAACCCTTATAGTTACCCTAGCCGTGGGTAGCCATAACTCAAGTTGAATTCACATTTCTAGAAACAACCTCACACATTGGAATGAATCTAGAAGTTGTTCTAGCTTCAATTTCGGCAATATAAGTGCCTTAGTCAGCACTTATGCCATTTCACTTTTAATTGTTTTTTAAGATTCGCTCCTCACATGTCAGATAAGTCAATTAATCGCCTCAACTGCTCAATTAGGAGATAAAAATGAAAAAGCTAATTCCATTTCTAGTCACTGGCATTTTGGTAGTCGGTACTGTTGGCTGTCAACAAGGTACTAAAACTGGTTCAGAGACTGGTACTACAAATGAAGCCGGCGCACCAGCAAAAGAGGCTTCTCAGACAACTGGTGACGCAATGAAAAATGGCGACGCAATGAAAAATGGCGACGCGATGAAAAATGGCGACGCGATGAAAAATGGCGACGCAATGAAAAATGGCGACGCAATGAAAAATGGCGACGCGATGAAAAATGGCGACGCGATGAAAAATGGCGACGCGATGAAAGGGGGAAGCGACACCAAAAGCTTAGTCAACAGCAAACTAACAGAAAAGATTCCCGGCAGCAAGTTAGTAGCTGAAGACAAAGATGGTGTTGTAACCGTTACAGGAACAGTACCATCTCAAGCGGATATCAAGAAAATTGAACCCGCTGTTAAAGAAGTCAAGGGTGTAAAAAGCGTGAAAGTTGAAGCAAAAGTTGGTAGCGCAAAACCATAGTAGAACTACACAGCTTTAGTAAATATTTTTGAGTTCCACCATCTCAAAATAAAAGTTAATTAGGACTTACATAAATAAATGTAAGTCCTGTTTTTTTAGTTCGTAGTGAGGGCTGAAGCCCTCAAACAAGGGTAGTGGTGCATATAAAACTTTCATGAATATAATAAGGGTTGTAATTCTTTGTTGTCCATCAACTATGTCAATAACTTCAAAATTACTTTCCCTACCTTTTTATTGAAAAAGAATAGTGCCAAAAAAATATTCTTTTTCTATATTTTGATTTTTTATATCATTAATAAAATCATTTAGCTGCCTACTTTCCCATGCATATGCTCTCTGATACTTCGGAATATTAAAAATTTTCCTACCATCAAATAATTCTAGAATTGTTTTTTGACCGTTTTCCATATTACTTGCACCACTATTAACTATTAATTAGGGTGAGCATTTGCCCACCCTAATTTAATTCTACTTATTTAGATGTCGTTACGTTTGACTATCTATTAACCTTGCGTTACAGGCTCTTTTGCCAAGAATTTCTCTAATTCTGTCAACGCATCAGCATCAACTTTAGTTTGCATTGGGCAGAATTTGGGACCACACATCGAGCAAAACTCAGCAGTTTTGTAAATATCTGCTGGTAAAGTTTCGTCGTGATATTCCTTCGCTCTTTCCGGGTCGAGTGATAATTCAAACTGACGGTTCCAGTCGAAGTTATAACGTGCTTGAGAAAGTTCATCGTCTCTGTCTCTCGCACCTGGTCTATGTCTAGCAATATCCGCAGCGTGAGCGGCAATCTTATAAGCAATCAAACCGTTACGTACATCTTCGGCATCCGGCAGTCCTAAATGTTCCTTCGGTGTTACGTAACACAGCATCGCCGTACCATACCAACCAGCCATTGCTGCACCGATCGCTGAGGTAATATGGTCATAACCTGGAGCAATATCTGTCACCAAAGGTCCCAGCACGTAGAATGGTGCTTCCGAACACTCTTCCATCTGCTTTTTGACGTTGAATTCAATTTGATCCATCGGCACATGTCCGGGACCTTCTACCATCACCTGAACGTTATGTTCCCACGCTTTGCGGGTCAATTGCCCCAGAGTTTTCAACTCAGCTAATTGTGCATCATCTGAGGCATCATGGGTACAGCCAGGACGCAAAGAATCGCCCAAACTGAAAGAGACATCGTATCTTTTAAAAATCTCGATGATGTCACGGAAGTGCGTATAAAGCGGGTTTTGTTTATGGTGATGCAGCATCCACCGTGCCAAAATACCGCCACCGCGAGAGACAATGCCAGTAATGCGATTTCTTACTAAAGGCAAATGTTCAATCAAAATTCCCGCGTGGATAGTTTGATAGTCTACCCCCTGCTGGGCGTGTTTTTCGATGACATGAAGAAAGTCATCGGCGGTAAGTTTCTCAATTGTGCCGTGGACGCTTTCCAAAGCTTGGTATACTGGCACTGTCCCGATAGGCACTGGTGAAGCTTTGATAATGGCGGTGCGAATTTCGTCTAAGTTACCACCGCCAGTGGACAAGTCCATTACGGTATCAGCGCCATATTTTACCGCTAAGTTTAGCTTATCTACTTCTTCCTGAAGATTGGAAGAGTTCGGGGAAGCACCGATATTGGCATTTACCTTGCATTTAGAGGCGATGCCGATCGCCATCGGTTCTAAGTTAGTGTGATTAATATTTGCGGGAATAATCATCCGTCCCCGCGCTACTTCGTCTCTAATTAGCTCAACGGGGAGGTTTTCCCGTCGGGCTACATAATCCATTTCTTCAGTGATAATACCCTGACGTGCGTAGTGGATTTGCGTGACATTATCTTGTCCCTGGCGTTTAGCAACCCATTGAGTCCGCATATTGAATTCCCTCGATAAACAGCTTCCCTCCGCTGGTATTACCCAGACTCAGGTGTTAAGGGTGTGTTCTCAGCCTGAAAAGTGCAGGCACCCCTAGCATGAGTGTTGATTGTACCACTTTCGTTGGGTGTGAGCGCAAGCAAGTTAATAAATCCTGAAGATGTGTTTCGTCTGTAAACGATGTCATAATAAACATCAATTCAATCATCAAATTGAGGATGGCTGTATGGATGGCATTGTCCGAACAACATTAGCCCTACCAATTGAGCTTCTAGAAGCAGCCGATCGCGCTGTACGAAAAGGAAAAGCTAAGAGTCGCAATGAGTTTGTTACCCAAGCTTTACGTCGTGAGTTAGCGGCTCAAAAACGAGCTGAAATTGACGCGGCTTTTGCATCAATGGCTGATGATATCGAATATCAAGCCGAAGCAACAGCAATCGCTAATGAATTTGTTAAAGCTGATTGGGAAGCCTTTGAAATAGGTGAATCTCAGCAATGAGACGAGGTGAAGTTTACGATGCTTCTCTTGATCCAACCGAAGGTTCCGAACAGACAGGAATTCGACCTGTAATTATTGTCAGCCGTGATGCGATCAATGCAGCAAGTCAAGTTGTACTAGCGGTTCCTTGCACAACTTACCGTCCCGGAAAACGTATTTATCCGAGTCAGATACTAATTAATGCACCTGAGGGAGGGTTAGATAGAGACTCGGTAGCGCTGGGGGAACAAGTACGCGCTTTAGCTAAAACTCGGTTTTTGCGTCTGCGGGGAATGCTTTCATCTTCATCATTGCAGCAATTGGATCAAGCGTTGTTAATTGCTTTTGATTTGCCTGGACAAGTTGAGTTTGAATAGTTGGGGAAGCAAATATTTAATTTTCTATGCGTCTTGCGTTTTCTGCTTCTGCTGAACATGCATTAATATTGCTTGATGGATTTCCTCTGGTGTCATCGATGCGGGATAAACCGCAGAGGGAGGTTTTGCCTTCAAACGATCTACAAATGCGTAAAAAGCTTCTTGATCGTCTTGCTGTGCAATGACGTAGGCTCTTAATTCAGCTTCACTCATAGCATCAAAATTTGGTTTGCTCATAAATAGTCCCAGTTTCCATCACGACTAATCAGAATTTGTATATCATCTCCAGCGAGAATGAACAGCAATCCTTTTGCGTTCATCCAGACGCACCATATAAATTGGTTTGTAAACAGTTGTCAATGCTTGAGACAGGTAAACACACTTTAGGGCTTGTTCTGCTGTGGGAAGAATAATTGCTCCTTTAAAAAGCTTATATATCCATATTATTTTACGGTACTTTGATGGAAGCGAAAGCTTTGCGTCTCGTTGAGGTTTCAAAGTAATGAAGTGAGAATACCTGCAAATTAACAAGCTAAGGCTTTAACTTCACTACAAGCAGATTGTTCGCAATACTTTCTAATTAGGGCTTTAGCATTTTCTCGCTGTTCCCCAGTGAATAAATTGAAAACTACTTCCTCATCTTTAGAGTAAAGATGTAATAGTCCAAACTCTTTCAGCCGTGAATTAAGTAAGGGAATCTTTGCAAAACTCAATAAAGTTGCTTTTTTTCTGTCACGCTCTTTTGCTTCAATAGAATCGTGATAGTGAGACTGAAAATCTACTACTAGACAAGGTTTATAATCATTGTCTGTTATCAAAGCATCAACACTAGAGCTAAAGAAAAACTTTCTGAGTTCCAATTCCAAATTATTATTTAGTTCGCAAAATTGACATAAGCTAACCTGCGGATGAATTTTATAATTTCCCTTTACGCAGGTTTGGAGAAACTCCAGCATCCTTTCTTCGTATGAATTGACGAGTCTTTTAGGTTTTATAGACATTATTGTTGCTCCATTAATATTTTTGCAAAGTAACCAAGGAATTCTTTTACAACTTCGCTTGAACTAATAGATACCTGGTATGCATAATTAAAAAGTTTATCTATGTCATTTATACCAATTTTTAAACAACAGTCACTATTATCTAAGGATTTTAATAAAGTATGATTAGTGACGTATTCTTGGTGATATTTGATAAGATTTTCTAGGCTATTGTTGTGATTAAGATCAAATTTATAAATATCTAAATCTGACATTTCATGTTCAAAACTGACTATAGAATTACAGATAAATTCAAAATCTCCTACCAATTGATTACCTAAAATTTCTCTATATTGTTTACTTAACTCAATAAAAACATTTTTTTTACTAGGTATAATCCAATAAGCTCTTGATATTGTATGATCTAGTTTTACTAAGTTTTTGAATTTAGACAGTTGCTGAGTAGAGAAATTTATTAAAAAGTTTAGCTTTAGCAAATATGGCTTTAAAGTATATTGAGGTATAGAAATACATAATCCTTCCTTCCGCTGTGCTAAAACAAGCTGATAACGTTTGGCTCCCTTTCCAGGATTTTTAAGTCTATATCCTATGTATTGAGATGTTCGCTTCTCCTCAAACTTGTCATAAAAAC
Coding sequences:
- a CDS encoding general stress protein, with product MALGTHKRAVGVFSSRRDAEHALTELRDVGFNMGKISIIAKDGDRHDDIAGVETQKRVGNKADEGVASGAVTGTVLGGITGLLVGLGTLAIPGVGPILLAGEVASTLATAAAGAGIGAAAGGLLGALAGLGVPEERAKIYSDRVSRGDYLLIVDGSEEEIYRAESVLQNQRIQEFGIYNAPGMARDADYLEPANRVVDSIGISDDDSKVIIVDRRDGSI
- a CDS encoding BON domain-containing protein, whose product is MKNLLGLLIGGFLVVGAVSCSEPPSRTSADAPGSTKENVNAPTKEASQTTQSDATNDTRKRQIESDTRAREERNNVTGGDADRADADLESEVRGKLEANLPASQLTVDAEKGNVTVVGTVPTQEQLSKIPTLAQEIKGVKSVKVNAKVAPAQAAPNKQ
- a CDS encoding BON domain-containing protein, which encodes MKKLIPFLVTGILVVGTVGCQQGTKTGSETGTTNEAGAPAKEASQTTGDAMKNGDAMKNGDAMKNGDAMKNGDAMKNGDAMKNGDAMKNGDAMKNGDAMKGGSDTKSLVNSKLTEKIPGSKLVAEDKDGVVTVTGTVPSQADIKKIEPAVKEVKGVKSVKVEAKVGSAKP
- a CDS encoding DUF262 domain-containing protein, translating into MENGQKTILELFDGRKIFNIPKYQRAYAWESRQLNDFINDIKNQNIEKEYFFGTILFQ
- the thiC gene encoding phosphomethylpyrimidine synthase, producing the protein MRTQWVAKRQGQDNVTQIHYARQGIITEEMDYVARRENLPVELIRDEVARGRMIIPANINHTNLEPMAIGIASKCKVNANIGASPNSSNLQEEVDKLNLAVKYGADTVMDLSTGGGNLDEIRTAIIKASPVPIGTVPVYQALESVHGTIEKLTADDFLHVIEKHAQQGVDYQTIHAGILIEHLPLVRNRITGIVSRGGGILARWMLHHHKQNPLYTHFRDIIEIFKRYDVSFSLGDSLRPGCTHDASDDAQLAELKTLGQLTRKAWEHNVQVMVEGPGHVPMDQIEFNVKKQMEECSEAPFYVLGPLVTDIAPGYDHITSAIGAAMAGWYGTAMLCYVTPKEHLGLPDAEDVRNGLIAYKIAAHAADIARHRPGARDRDDELSQARYNFDWNRQFELSLDPERAKEYHDETLPADIYKTAEFCSMCGPKFCPMQTKVDADALTELEKFLAKEPVTQG
- a CDS encoding ribbon-helix-helix domain-containing protein; this translates as MDGIVRTTLALPIELLEAADRAVRKGKAKSRNEFVTQALRRELAAQKRAEIDAAFASMADDIEYQAEATAIANEFVKADWEAFEIGESQQ
- a CDS encoding type II toxin-antitoxin system PemK/MazF family toxin: MRRGEVYDASLDPTEGSEQTGIRPVIIVSRDAINAASQVVLAVPCTTYRPGKRIYPSQILINAPEGGLDRDSVALGEQVRALAKTRFLRLRGMLSSSSLQQLDQALLIAFDLPGQVEFE
- a CDS encoding DUF6887 family protein — translated: MSKPNFDAMSEAELRAYVIAQQDDQEAFYAFVDRLKAKPPSAVYPASMTPEEIHQAILMHVQQKQKTQDA
- a CDS encoding DUF6888 family protein, coding for MNAKGLLFILAGDDIQILISRDGNWDYL
- a CDS encoding DUF6888 family protein, yielding MLICRYSHFITLKPQRDAKLSLPSKYRKIIWIYKLFKGAIILPTAEQALKCVYLSQALTTVYKPIYMVRLDERKRIAVHSRWR
- a CDS encoding DUF2726 domain-containing protein codes for the protein MSIKPKRLVNSYEERMLEFLQTCVKGNYKIHPQVSLCQFCELNNNLELELRKFFFSSSVDALITDNDYKPCLVVDFQSHYHDSIEAKERDRKKATLLSFAKIPLLNSRLKEFGLLHLYSKDEEVVFNLFTGEQRENAKALIRKYCEQSACSEVKALAC